The proteins below come from a single Rhodococcus sp. WMMA185 genomic window:
- a CDS encoding HAD-IIA family hydrolase — protein sequence MAGVAGVLLDIDGVLVTSWHPIDGAAAAVREVRERGLACAYLTNTTSRTCDAIADSLRAAGIEADAGEIVTAARLTAEYVLATYPGRRAWLLNSGDVADDLPGIELDEQDPEVVILGGAGPEFTHRALSRVVELMLDGIPVVAMHRGTTWTTRDGLLIDTGIYLPGMEEVVGTNVVSVGKPSLAAFLTATELMGTEPDKTMMVGDDLTGDVLAAQRVGLTGALVRTGKFRQSILDLSAQQPDHVIDSVAQLPSLLDELR from the coding sequence ATGGCTGGGGTCGCGGGTGTCCTGCTCGATATCGATGGAGTGCTGGTTACTTCTTGGCACCCGATCGACGGCGCTGCTGCGGCGGTGCGAGAGGTGCGTGAACGCGGACTTGCGTGCGCCTACCTCACCAATACGACTTCGCGGACGTGCGACGCGATTGCGGATTCGCTTCGGGCGGCAGGCATCGAGGCCGATGCCGGAGAGATCGTGACTGCTGCCCGGCTCACCGCGGAGTACGTACTGGCTACCTATCCGGGGCGCAGGGCCTGGCTTCTCAACAGCGGCGACGTCGCGGACGACTTGCCCGGTATCGAGTTGGACGAACAGGACCCAGAGGTGGTGATCCTCGGTGGGGCAGGTCCTGAATTCACCCACCGTGCGCTCAGTCGCGTGGTGGAGTTGATGCTCGACGGCATCCCGGTCGTCGCGATGCACCGCGGGACCACTTGGACCACCCGTGACGGGTTGCTTATCGATACCGGCATCTATCTCCCCGGGATGGAAGAGGTCGTGGGAACGAATGTCGTTTCGGTGGGCAAGCCGTCGCTCGCGGCGTTTCTCACCGCCACCGAATTGATGGGCACCGAACCTGATAAGACGATGATGGTCGGAGACGATCTCACGGGCGACGTGCTGGCGGCACAACGGGTAGGACTCACTGGTGCGCTGGTCCGGACGGGCAAGTTCCGACAGTCGATTCTGGATCTGTCCGCCCAGCAACCGGACCATGTGATCGACTCCGTTGCGCAACTCCCGAGTCTCCTCGACGAACTTCGCTGA
- a CDS encoding PspC domain-containing protein: MTFDSNIPRQFTRSVDQKMFAGVCGGVAEHFGLDANLVRLLTVVAVLVTGGTAALVYLAAWMLMPAGRHQDVKHL; encoded by the coding sequence ATGACATTCGACAGCAACATCCCCCGCCAATTCACTCGCTCTGTAGACCAGAAGATGTTCGCGGGAGTCTGCGGCGGCGTCGCTGAGCACTTCGGTTTGGACGCCAACCTCGTCCGGTTGCTCACCGTCGTCGCAGTACTGGTCACTGGCGGCACGGCCGCACTCGTCTACCTGGCAGCGTGGATGCTGATGCCAGCCGGACGGCACCAAGACGTGAAGCATCTCTGA
- a CDS encoding alpha/beta hydrolase — MVNRTVAGRYGVRLAIAAAVVATLPGFGVPALASAAPADNAAVANGGTYLVSEKNVKGRTSTMTVHSASMDRDIPLQVIRPADTSEPRPTLYLLNGAGGGEDNASWQRNTDLVGFFADKNVNVVSPLKGAFSYYTDWEKPDPELGVNKWTTFLTEELPPVIDEALGTNGVNAIAGISMAGSSVLSLAEAAPHLYTGVGAYSGCAMTSSDPGRTYVNMVVGIGGGDPENMWGPEGGPGWVANDPYVNAEKLRGLDIYVSNGTGLPGPGDRLDGPGINGNIGTLANQIIVGGAIEAATNQCTHALARKLHDLGIPATFDFRPTGTHSWSYWEEDLHKSWPMLAASMGI; from the coding sequence ATGGTCAACCGCACAGTAGCGGGTAGGTACGGGGTCCGCTTGGCAATCGCGGCCGCTGTGGTGGCAACGCTGCCCGGGTTCGGCGTCCCCGCGTTGGCGTCGGCAGCTCCGGCCGACAACGCCGCGGTCGCCAATGGTGGTACGTATCTGGTAAGCGAGAAGAACGTCAAGGGCCGTACCTCGACCATGACGGTGCATTCGGCATCGATGGACCGGGACATTCCCCTTCAGGTGATCAGGCCGGCGGATACCAGTGAGCCGAGGCCGACGCTGTACCTGCTCAACGGGGCGGGCGGTGGCGAGGATAACGCCTCCTGGCAGCGAAACACCGACCTTGTCGGCTTCTTCGCCGACAAGAACGTCAATGTCGTCTCGCCTTTGAAGGGTGCATTCAGCTACTACACGGACTGGGAGAAGCCGGATCCGGAGTTGGGTGTCAACAAATGGACGACCTTCTTGACTGAGGAACTTCCCCCGGTCATCGACGAGGCTCTCGGAACCAACGGGGTCAACGCGATTGCCGGCATCTCGATGGCGGGTTCGTCGGTGTTGAGCCTGGCCGAAGCCGCACCCCACCTCTACACCGGCGTCGGGGCGTACAGCGGCTGCGCGATGACCAGCAGTGACCCGGGCCGCACATACGTGAACATGGTGGTGGGCATCGGTGGCGGCGACCCCGAGAACATGTGGGGCCCGGAGGGCGGCCCGGGGTGGGTGGCCAACGACCCGTATGTGAATGCGGAGAAGCTGCGCGGACTCGACATCTACGTCAGCAACGGGACGGGTCTGCCCGGTCCCGGTGATCGCCTCGACGGACCGGGGATCAACGGCAATATCGGGACGTTGGCCAACCAGATCATCGTCGGCGGTGCCATCGAGGCCGCCACCAACCAGTGCACGCATGCACTGGCGAGGAAGCTGCACGATCTAGGGATCCCGGCGACGTTCGACTTCCGGCCCACCGGCACGCACTCGTGGTCGTACTGGGAGGAAGACCTCCACAAGTCGTGGCCGATGCTTGCCGCGTCGATGGGTATCTAG
- a CDS encoding alpha/beta hydrolase family protein, translating to METVPIQMPDGTTTPVRLFPGTDAAPVVVVFPGLGVPAGYYEPFAEELVSHGFNAAIGELRGQGDSRPRPNSASTFGYHDLVSIDFPATFEVVRERFPAATPFLLGHSMGGQLGVMYAARIRGRLGGLVLVASGSPYYRGFPGLHSPGVLMGCAAMSVTASVAGFWPGDKLDIGSFGRQSKVLISDWSRFARTGRIEPYGADIDYEERIGKLTVPVLSVTIEGDDLAPRSSVKNLVAKLSSADVALWHEPEPLGHNGWIRNPTGIVDRIVAWLHDCT from the coding sequence GTGGAGACAGTACCGATCCAGATGCCCGACGGAACCACCACCCCGGTTCGTCTGTTTCCCGGCACCGACGCGGCCCCGGTGGTTGTAGTCTTCCCAGGCCTGGGAGTTCCGGCCGGGTACTACGAGCCTTTCGCGGAGGAACTTGTGTCCCACGGGTTCAACGCGGCGATCGGAGAACTGCGTGGCCAGGGTGACAGTCGCCCGCGGCCGAATAGTGCGAGTACGTTCGGCTACCACGATCTGGTATCCATCGATTTCCCGGCGACCTTCGAAGTCGTGCGGGAACGATTTCCGGCCGCAACGCCCTTTCTACTCGGGCACAGCATGGGCGGTCAGCTGGGCGTGATGTACGCGGCACGGATCCGGGGACGTCTAGGCGGGCTCGTTCTCGTGGCATCGGGATCGCCCTACTATCGCGGGTTTCCCGGGTTGCATTCCCCAGGGGTCCTGATGGGCTGCGCAGCGATGTCGGTGACGGCCAGTGTTGCGGGGTTCTGGCCAGGCGACAAGCTCGACATCGGCAGTTTCGGTCGGCAGTCGAAGGTCTTGATCTCCGACTGGTCTCGGTTCGCACGCACCGGCAGGATCGAACCCTATGGCGCAGACATCGACTACGAGGAACGGATCGGGAAGCTGACAGTGCCCGTGCTCTCGGTAACGATCGAGGGCGACGATCTCGCGCCGAGGTCCTCGGTGAAGAACCTCGTCGCCAAACTCTCGAGTGCCGACGTCGCGCTTTGGCACGAGCCCGAACCGTTGGGGCACAACGGATGGATCCGGAACCCCACGGGCATCGTGGACCGCATCGTCGCCTGGCTACACGACTGCACCTAG
- the groL gene encoding chaperonin GroEL (60 kDa chaperone family; promotes refolding of misfolded polypeptides especially under stressful conditions; forms two stacked rings of heptamers to form a barrel-shaped 14mer; ends can be capped by GroES; misfolded proteins enter the barrel where they are refolded when GroES binds) encodes MAKIIAFDEEARRGLERGLNSLADAVKVTLGPKGRNVVLEKKWGAPTITNDGVSIAKEIELEDPYEKIGAELVKEVAKKTDDVAGDGTTTATVLAQALVREGLRNVAAGANPLGLKRGIERAVEAVTATLLDTAKEIDTKEQIAATAGISAGDPSIGELIAEAMDKVGKEGVITVEESNTFGLQLELTEGMRFDKGYISAYFATDAERQEAVLEDAYILLVSSKISTVKDLLPLLEKVIQSGKPLLIIAEDVEGEALSTLVVNKIRGTFKSVAVKAPGFGDRRKAQLADIAILTGGEVISEEVGLSLETAGLELLGQARKVVVTKDETTIVEGAGDSDAIAGRVSQIRAEIENSDSDYDREKLQERLAKLAGGVAVIKAGAATEVELKERKHRIEDAVRNAKAAVEEGIVAGGGVALLQSAPALDDLKLEGDEATGANIVRVALEAPLKQIAVNAGLEPGVVAEKVRNLPAAHGLNASTNEYGDLLEAGINDPVKVTRSALQNAASIAALFLTTEAVVADKPEKAAAPVADPTGGMGGMDF; translated from the coding sequence ATGGCCAAGATCATCGCGTTCGACGAAGAGGCTCGCCGCGGCCTCGAGCGAGGACTCAACTCCCTCGCCGACGCAGTCAAGGTGACGTTGGGACCCAAGGGTCGCAACGTCGTGCTCGAGAAGAAGTGGGGCGCCCCCACGATCACCAACGATGGTGTGTCCATCGCCAAGGAGATCGAGCTCGAGGACCCCTACGAGAAGATCGGTGCCGAGCTGGTCAAGGAGGTCGCCAAGAAGACTGACGACGTCGCCGGCGACGGAACCACCACCGCGACCGTTCTCGCCCAGGCTCTCGTTCGCGAGGGTCTGCGCAACGTTGCCGCAGGCGCCAACCCGCTCGGTCTCAAGCGCGGCATCGAGAGGGCTGTCGAGGCCGTCACCGCCACGCTGCTCGACACCGCCAAGGAGATCGACACCAAGGAGCAGATCGCTGCTACCGCCGGTATCTCCGCAGGCGACCCGTCCATCGGTGAGCTCATCGCCGAGGCCATGGACAAGGTCGGCAAGGAAGGCGTCATCACGGTCGAGGAGTCCAACACCTTCGGTCTGCAGCTCGAGCTCACCGAGGGTATGCGCTTCGACAAGGGCTACATCTCGGCGTACTTCGCCACCGACGCAGAGCGTCAGGAGGCCGTCCTCGAGGACGCGTACATCCTTCTCGTGAGCTCCAAGATCTCGACGGTCAAGGATCTGCTGCCGCTGCTCGAGAAGGTCATCCAGTCCGGCAAGCCGCTGCTGATCATCGCCGAGGACGTCGAGGGCGAGGCGCTCTCCACCCTCGTGGTCAACAAGATTCGCGGCACCTTCAAGTCGGTTGCCGTCAAGGCGCCCGGCTTCGGTGACCGCCGCAAGGCTCAGCTCGCCGACATCGCCATCCTCACCGGTGGCGAGGTCATCAGCGAAGAGGTCGGCCTCTCCCTCGAGACCGCTGGACTCGAGCTGCTCGGCCAGGCTCGCAAGGTCGTCGTCACCAAGGACGAGACCACCATCGTCGAGGGCGCGGGCGATTCCGACGCCATCGCCGGTCGCGTCAGCCAGATTCGTGCCGAGATCGAGAACAGCGACTCGGACTACGACCGCGAGAAGCTGCAGGAGCGGCTGGCCAAGCTGGCCGGTGGCGTTGCAGTCATCAAGGCAGGCGCTGCCACCGAGGTCGAGCTCAAGGAGCGCAAGCACCGCATCGAAGATGCCGTGCGTAACGCCAAGGCTGCCGTCGAAGAGGGCATCGTCGCCGGTGGTGGCGTGGCTCTGCTGCAGTCTGCTCCTGCTCTGGACGACCTGAAGCTCGAAGGTGACGAGGCCACGGGTGCGAACATCGTTCGCGTCGCCCTCGAAGCACCGCTGAAGCAGATCGCGGTCAACGCGGGCCTCGAGCCCGGTGTCGTGGCGGAGAAGGTTCGCAACCTGCCTGCGGCTCACGGTCTCAACGCCTCGACCAACGAGTACGGCGACCTGCTCGAAGCCGGCATCAACGACCCGGTCAAGGTCACCCGCTCCGCGCTGCAGAACGCCGCGTCCATCGCGGCTCTGTTCCTGACCACCGAGGCCGTCGTCGCCGACAAGCCGGAGAAGGCCGCGGCACCGGTCGCCGACCCGACCGGCGGTATGGGCGGTATGGACTTCTAA
- a CDS encoding alpha/beta hydrolase has product MVNRTVAGRYGVRLAVATALAAALPGIGVQASAFADPTHDGGSYLVGTERIDDRQSTMTVHSASMDRDIPLRVITPADTSEPRPTLYLLNGVGGGEDDASWQANTDTVEFFADKNVNVVTPMEGAYSYYTDWVQPDPVLGTNKWTTFLTQELPPIVDSALGANGVNSIAGISMAGTSVLSLAQSAPDLYESVGAYSGCAMTSTLPGQAFVRTVVESRGGGNATNMWGPYDDPGWAANDPYVNAEKLRGLDIYVSNGTGLPGESDRLDGPGIDGDVAALAGQLVLGGVIEAATNYCTQALAGKLYELGIPATFDFRPTGTHSWSYWEEDLHKSWPMLAASMGL; this is encoded by the coding sequence ATGGTCAACCGCACAGTCGCGGGTAGGTACGGGGTCCGACTAGCGGTTGCGACCGCACTGGCAGCGGCACTGCCCGGTATCGGGGTTCAGGCATCCGCATTTGCGGATCCGACCCACGATGGTGGCTCCTACCTGGTAGGAACCGAGAGGATCGACGACCGGCAGTCGACCATGACCGTGCACTCGGCATCGATGGATCGCGACATACCGTTGCGGGTGATCACGCCGGCGGATACAAGTGAGCCGAGGCCGACGCTGTACCTGCTCAACGGTGTGGGCGGCGGCGAGGACGACGCTTCGTGGCAAGCCAACACCGATACCGTCGAGTTCTTCGCTGACAAGAACGTCAACGTCGTGACGCCCATGGAAGGCGCGTACAGCTACTACACAGATTGGGTGCAGCCCGATCCGGTGTTGGGGACGAACAAGTGGACAACGTTCCTGACTCAGGAACTTCCCCCGATCGTGGACTCCGCTCTGGGAGCGAACGGAGTCAATTCAATTGCCGGTATCTCGATGGCGGGTACGTCGGTGCTGAGTCTGGCGCAGTCGGCGCCTGACCTCTACGAGAGCGTCGGGGCCTACAGTGGCTGCGCGATGACCAGTACCCTTCCCGGCCAAGCATTCGTACGAACGGTGGTTGAGTCCCGTGGTGGCGGCAACGCCACGAACATGTGGGGCCCCTACGACGACCCGGGCTGGGCGGCCAACGACCCGTATGTGAATGCGGAGAAGTTGCGTGGGCTCGACATCTACGTCAGCAACGGAACAGGCTTACCCGGCGAAAGCGATCGTCTCGACGGACCTGGGATCGACGGCGACGTAGCCGCCCTTGCCGGCCAACTCGTTCTCGGTGGTGTCATCGAGGCCGCGACCAACTACTGCACTCAGGCGCTGGCAGGCAAGTTGTACGAACTGGGAATCCCTGCGACGTTCGACTTCCGTCCGACTGGCACGCACTCGTGGTCGTACTGGGAGGAAGACCTCCACAAGTCGTGGCCGATGCTGGCCGCGTCGATGGGTCTGTAG
- a CDS encoding alpha/beta hydrolase, with translation MVNRTVAGRHGVRLVLAAALTVAISGFVGPEMVSAAPTGDTAVTDGGSYLVDTRKVKGRESRMRVYSASMDRTIPLQVITPVDTSVPAPTLYLLNGAGGGEDSASWQANTDVAGFFADKHVNVVSPLRGKFSYYTDWVQPDPVLGANKWTTFLTEELPPIIDEALGTNGVNAIAGISMAGTSVLSLAQSAPDLYEGVGAYSGCAMTSTNPGKTYVRAVVEAAGGGDTENMWGPVDGPLWAANDPYVNAEKLRGLDIYVSSGSGLPGPGDRLDTPGVDGNALGLAGQIIVGGVIEAATNQCTHALARRLHELGIPATFDFRPTGTHSWWYWQEDLKKSWPTLARSMGL, from the coding sequence ATGGTCAACCGCACAGTGGCGGGTAGGCACGGGGTCCGGCTTGTTCTTGCGGCAGCTCTGACGGTGGCGATTTCGGGTTTTGTTGGCCCGGAGATGGTTTCGGCAGCCCCGACCGGTGACACTGCGGTCACCGATGGTGGCTCGTATCTGGTGGACACAAGGAAAGTCAAGGGCCGTGAGTCGAGAATGCGTGTGTACTCGGCGTCGATGGATCGGACTATCCCGTTGCAGGTGATCACGCCGGTCGATACGAGTGTGCCGGCACCGACGCTGTATCTGCTCAATGGCGCGGGCGGCGGCGAGGATTCGGCGTCGTGGCAGGCCAACACGGATGTGGCCGGATTCTTCGCTGACAAGCACGTCAATGTGGTTTCACCGCTGAGGGGCAAGTTCAGCTACTACACGGACTGGGTGCAGCCCGATCCGGTGTTGGGGGCGAACAAGTGGACCACCTTCCTGACGGAGGAGCTTCCGCCGATCATCGACGAGGCTCTCGGAACCAACGGGGTCAACGCGATTGCGGGTATCTCGATGGCGGGCACATCGGTGTTGAGCCTGGCGCAGTCGGCGCCTGACCTCTACGAAGGCGTCGGGGCTTACAGTGGCTGCGCGATGACCAGTACCAATCCGGGCAAGACCTATGTGCGCGCGGTTGTCGAGGCCGCCGGGGGCGGTGACACCGAGAACATGTGGGGCCCGGTGGACGGCCCGCTGTGGGCGGCCAACGACCCGTACGTGAACGCGGAGAAGCTGCGCGGGCTCGACATCTACGTCAGCAGTGGGTCGGGTCTGCCTGGTCCTGGTGATCGTCTGGACACACCGGGGGTCGACGGCAACGCCTTGGGGTTGGCCGGCCAGATCATCGTCGGCGGTGTCATCGAGGCGGCGACGAACCAGTGCACCCATGCGCTGGCGAGGAGGTTGCACGAGCTGGGTATTCCGGCGACCTTCGATTTCCGTCCCACGGGCACGCATTCGTGGTGGTACTGGCAGGAGGATCTCAAGAAGTCATGGCCGACGCTTGCGAGGTCGATGGGCTTGTAA
- a CDS encoding prolyl oligopeptidase family serine peptidase translates to MTDPYLWLEDVTAEQSLNWAREHNARTLDEYTEDAEFSALESRIRDILDTDDRIPYVVIRGEYLYNFWRDGRHKRGIWRRTLLEQYRTESPEWDVLLDVDELAEREGENWVWAGATVLRPARSRALLSFSRGGADASVVREFDLESREFVAGDYAFNLPEAKTTISWIDEDTVYVGTDFGEGSMTNSGYPRIAKRWRRGTPLAEAITVFEGEPTDVSVSASYDDTPGYTRHFISRSLDFYNSERYQLLSDGSLQRIETPTDAAASVYRNWLTIRPRTDWEVDGTIHPAGSLLVANYPGFLAGSREITPLFTPDGNTALEEGRWTQNHLLLVQLSDVQTKLSVLTPNDTGWEEKPLDGIPDLTASSIISTDHRNGDNFFINSSGFTTPATLLYGTVGGPLEPVKQAPSFFDADGMLVSQFFAVSEDGTEIPYFVVRRDDAAGPYPTILYGYGGFENSMVPGYSGVVGSAWLERGGAYVVANIRGGGEYGPSWHTQAIREGRHKAFEDFAAVARDLVTRGITTVKQLGIQGGSNGGLLMGVMLTRYPELFGAVVCQVPLLDMKRYHLLLAGASWMAEYGDPDDPEDWKFISEYSPYQNSTKEADYPPILITTSTRDDRVHPGHARKMTALLEEQGHEVWYYENIEGGHGGAADNAQAAFKAAVTFGFLWKQLTR, encoded by the coding sequence ATGACAGATCCATATCTCTGGCTCGAAGACGTCACTGCGGAACAGTCGCTCAACTGGGCGCGAGAGCACAACGCCCGGACCCTTGACGAGTACACCGAGGACGCAGAGTTCTCCGCGCTCGAGAGCCGGATCCGAGACATCCTCGACACCGACGATCGCATTCCCTACGTCGTAATCCGCGGCGAATACCTTTATAACTTCTGGCGGGACGGCAGGCATAAACGCGGAATCTGGCGGCGCACGCTGCTCGAACAGTATCGCACCGAGAGTCCCGAATGGGATGTGCTGCTCGACGTCGACGAGCTCGCCGAGCGCGAGGGCGAAAACTGGGTTTGGGCCGGTGCAACTGTGCTGCGCCCGGCACGATCGCGCGCACTGCTCTCGTTCTCCCGTGGCGGCGCAGACGCCTCGGTGGTGCGTGAGTTCGACTTGGAGAGCCGCGAATTCGTGGCCGGCGACTACGCATTCAACCTACCGGAGGCTAAAACGACGATCAGTTGGATCGACGAGGACACCGTCTACGTCGGAACTGATTTCGGTGAAGGCTCGATGACCAACTCCGGGTATCCGAGAATCGCCAAGCGCTGGCGGCGCGGAACGCCGCTCGCAGAAGCGATCACCGTATTCGAAGGTGAGCCCACCGACGTGTCCGTCAGCGCGTCCTATGACGACACCCCTGGGTACACGCGGCACTTCATATCTCGTTCGCTGGACTTCTACAATTCGGAACGGTATCAGCTGCTCTCCGATGGCTCATTGCAACGGATCGAGACCCCCACCGACGCTGCGGCGTCCGTCTACCGCAACTGGCTGACCATTCGCCCCCGCACAGACTGGGAGGTGGACGGCACCATCCATCCCGCCGGTTCGCTGCTGGTCGCGAACTACCCAGGCTTCCTCGCCGGTTCCCGGGAGATCACCCCGCTGTTCACTCCGGACGGGAACACCGCACTCGAGGAAGGAAGATGGACTCAGAATCATCTTCTCCTAGTGCAACTGTCGGATGTGCAGACCAAGTTGTCGGTACTCACCCCGAACGACACCGGTTGGGAGGAAAAGCCCCTCGACGGGATACCAGATCTGACGGCAAGCTCGATCATCAGTACCGACCATCGCAACGGCGACAACTTCTTCATCAACTCCAGCGGCTTCACAACTCCCGCGACGCTGCTCTACGGAACAGTAGGCGGGCCACTCGAACCGGTGAAGCAAGCGCCGTCGTTCTTTGACGCGGACGGGATGTTGGTATCGCAGTTTTTCGCGGTGTCGGAAGACGGAACCGAGATCCCGTACTTCGTCGTGCGCCGCGACGACGCCGCTGGGCCGTATCCCACGATTCTGTACGGGTACGGCGGCTTCGAAAACTCCATGGTGCCCGGGTACAGCGGTGTGGTCGGATCTGCGTGGCTCGAACGCGGTGGCGCATACGTCGTTGCCAACATTCGCGGCGGCGGTGAGTACGGCCCATCGTGGCACACCCAGGCCATACGGGAGGGGCGTCACAAGGCTTTCGAGGACTTCGCCGCGGTCGCGCGCGACCTCGTCACACGTGGAATCACCACCGTGAAGCAACTCGGAATCCAGGGAGGCAGCAACGGAGGCCTGCTGATGGGTGTCATGCTCACCCGCTACCCCGAACTGTTCGGCGCGGTCGTCTGCCAAGTGCCGCTTCTCGACATGAAGCGGTACCACTTGCTGTTGGCCGGAGCGTCGTGGATGGCCGAATACGGCGATCCGGACGACCCCGAGGACTGGAAGTTCATCAGCGAGTACTCGCCGTATCAGAACTCGACCAAAGAAGCCGACTACCCACCGATTCTCATCACCACCTCAACCCGAGACGACCGCGTCCACCCCGGCCACGCCCGCAAGATGACCGCACTGCTCGAGGAGCAGGGTCACGAGGTTTGGTACTACGAGAACATCGAAGGCGGACACGGGGGCGCGGCGGACAACGCGCAGGCGGCATTCAAGGCAGCCGTCACCTTCGGCTTTCTCTGGAAACAACTCACCCGCTAG
- a CDS encoding DUF6764 family protein has protein sequence MPVVSTPVASATGARFSSLFGRRLARAGAVFAAGMGIAAGMSVAGGGIASAGPVMCVSPPSDNDIQVSETASCGAKATDAGYARASAIESGTAVSVANGEGSMTTTYANGFGTSLGTSTSSGQAYAISLGGGIARASASDGATTVAIAGWGSGATVDSTGVDCVGALSFAFNLDTGQFCAMR, from the coding sequence ATGCCCGTTGTCTCCACGCCCGTCGCCTCGGCAACTGGTGCACGCTTCTCCTCTTTGTTCGGCCGACGGCTTGCGCGTGCGGGAGCAGTGTTCGCGGCGGGCATGGGCATCGCGGCGGGTATGTCGGTGGCCGGAGGAGGCATCGCGTCGGCCGGCCCAGTCATGTGTGTCTCACCGCCATCGGACAATGACATCCAGGTGTCGGAGACGGCTAGCTGCGGAGCAAAGGCGACCGATGCCGGGTACGCCCGCGCCTCGGCGATCGAGAGTGGTACGGCAGTGAGCGTCGCCAATGGGGAGGGTTCTATGACCACCACCTACGCCAACGGCTTTGGAACCTCGCTCGGCACCTCGACGAGTTCGGGGCAGGCGTACGCGATCTCGCTCGGTGGCGGCATCGCTCGGGCCTCAGCGTCCGACGGTGCTACCACGGTTGCGATCGCAGGCTGGGGTTCTGGTGCGACAGTCGACTCCACTGGCGTCGACTGCGTGGGCGCGCTGTCGTTCGCGTTCAACCTCGATACCGGGCAGTTCTGCGCGATGCGCTGA
- a CDS encoding alpha/beta hydrolase, translating into MVNRTVAGKYGVRLAVAAALAALLPGFGVPALASAETTGDAAIAEGDSYLVSMTPATPKKGKTNLEDREWKMRVYSASMDRVIPLQVITPADTSEPRPTLYLLNGAGGGEDNASWQVNTDMVGFFADKNVNVVSPMQGAFSYYTDWEKPDPELGVNKWTTFLTKELPPVVDKELGTNGVNSIAGISMAGSSVLSLAQSAPDLYTGVGAYSGCATTSNGPGRTYVKLVVESRGGGDTENMWGPEGGPGWLANDPYVNAEKLRGLDIYVSSGTGLPGPGDRLDAPAIDGDTAVLANQIILGGAIEAATNQCTHALARKLHDLGIPATFDFRPTGTHSWSYWDEDLKKSWPMLAASMGI; encoded by the coding sequence ATGGTCAACCGCACAGTAGCGGGTAAGTACGGAGTCCGACTGGCGGTTGCAGCCGCTCTGGCGGCATTGCTGCCCGGGTTCGGCGTACCAGCGTTGGCTTCGGCAGAAACGACCGGCGACGCTGCGATCGCCGAGGGTGACTCGTATCTGGTGAGCATGACGCCCGCAACGCCTAAGAAGGGTAAGACGAATCTCGAGGACCGCGAATGGAAGATGCGCGTGTACTCGGCGTCGATGGATCGGGTCATCCCGCTGCAGGTGATCACCCCGGCGGATACGAGCGAGCCGAGGCCGACGCTGTATCTGCTCAACGGGGCGGGCGGCGGCGAGGATAACGCTTCTTGGCAGGTCAACACCGATATGGTCGGCTTCTTCGCCGACAAGAACGTCAATGTCGTCTCGCCCATGCAGGGTGCGTTCAGCTATTACACGGACTGGGAGAAGCCCGATCCGGAGTTGGGTGTCAACAAGTGGACGACGTTCCTGACGAAGGAACTGCCCCCCGTCGTCGATAAGGAACTCGGAACCAACGGGGTCAACTCGATTGCCGGCATCTCGATGGCAGGTTCGTCGGTATTGAGTCTGGCGCAGTCGGCACCTGACCTTTACACCGGCGTCGGGGCTTACAGTGGCTGCGCGACGACCAGTAATGGACCGGGCCGCACCTACGTCAAGCTTGTGGTCGAGAGCCGTGGCGGCGGCGACACCGAGAACATGTGGGGCCCGGAGGGCGGCCCGGGGTGGCTGGCCAACGACCCTTACGTGAATGCGGAGAAGCTGCGCGGACTCGACATCTACGTCAGCAGCGGTACGGGTCTGCCCGGCCCCGGTGATCGTCTCGACGCTCCGGCAATCGACGGCGACACAGCCGTCCTGGCCAACCAGATCATCCTCGGCGGTGCCATCGAGGCCGCGACCAACCAGTGCACGCACGCGCTGGCAAGGAAGCTGCACGACCTGGGGATTCCTGCGACGTTCGACTTCCGTCCCACCGGCACGCACTCGTGGTCTTACTGGGACGAGGATCTCAAGAAGTCGTGGCCAATGCTCGCCGCGTCGATGGGCATCTAG